The proteins below come from a single Gimesia alba genomic window:
- the metK gene encoding methionine adenosyltransferase, translating into MANFSFTSESVSMGHPDKVSDQVSDGILDALLAGDPNSRVACETLCTTDFVVLAGEITSNAQVDYEKIARDVIRDIGYTSNDIGFNADTCEVLVKLHQQSADIAQGVDAEGAGDQGLMFGYACNQTEEYMPVPIALSHRILNKLTEIRQNGEVNWLLPDSKSQVTVDYEDGKPVGVSAVVVSTQHTDDITQEEIHKFIIENVIKEVIPANFLSDETKYHINPTGRFVIGGPHGDTGLTGRKIIVDTYGGWGRHGGGAFSGKDATKVDRSAAYMARYIAKNIVAAGLATECEVQLSYAIGVVEPTSIYVDTKETSVIPEETISELVRDIFPLNPQGIINHLQLRRPIFRKTTWGGHFGRNDPDFTWEATDKAAELRDAAGLGAEVPEPQFAIS; encoded by the coding sequence ATGGCTAATTTTTCGTTCACAAGTGAATCTGTCAGTATGGGGCATCCTGACAAAGTATCTGATCAGGTTTCGGATGGTATTCTGGATGCATTACTTGCTGGCGATCCTAATTCACGCGTCGCTTGTGAAACATTGTGTACCACCGACTTTGTAGTGCTGGCTGGAGAGATCACAAGTAATGCCCAGGTCGATTACGAGAAAATTGCCCGAGATGTGATCCGTGATATTGGTTACACCAGCAATGATATCGGCTTTAATGCGGATACCTGTGAAGTACTGGTGAAACTGCATCAACAGAGTGCAGACATCGCCCAGGGGGTCGACGCCGAAGGAGCCGGCGACCAGGGGCTGATGTTCGGTTATGCCTGCAATCAAACAGAAGAATATATGCCGGTGCCGATTGCACTCTCGCATCGCATTTTGAATAAGCTGACCGAAATTCGTCAGAATGGTGAAGTGAACTGGTTATTACCTGACAGTAAAAGCCAGGTCACTGTCGATTATGAAGACGGAAAACCGGTTGGAGTTTCCGCTGTTGTGGTCTCAACCCAGCATACTGATGATATTACTCAGGAAGAAATTCATAAATTCATCATTGAAAATGTGATCAAAGAAGTCATCCCGGCCAACTTCCTGAGTGACGAGACCAAGTATCATATCAATCCAACCGGTCGGTTTGTGATTGGTGGTCCCCACGGCGATACTGGTCTGACAGGCCGTAAAATTATTGTTGATACCTATGGTGGCTGGGGACGTCATGGTGGTGGTGCTTTCAGTGGTAAGGATGCGACAAAAGTCGACCGTTCAGCCGCTTATATGGCACGCTATATCGCGAAAAATATTGTTGCAGCAGGGTTAGCGACTGAATGCGAAGTTCAGCTTTCCTATGCCATCGGTGTGGTTGAGCCGACCAGTATTTATGTTGATACCAAGGAAACCTCAGTGATTCCTGAAGAAACGATTTCGGAACTGGTCAGAGACATCTTCCCGTTAAATCCACAGGGAATTATCAACCATCTGCAATTGCGTCGTCCGATTTTCAGAAAAACTACCTGGGGCGGTCACTTTGGACGTAATGATCCCGATTTTACCTGGGAAGCCACAGACAAAGCTGCTGAGTTGAGAGATGCTGCCGGTTTGGGAGCAGAAGTTCCCGAGCCTCAATTTGCCATCTCCTGA
- a CDS encoding 3-deoxy-D-manno-octulosonic acid transferase: MRLISYLLNLAYCLLLAVVSPVIFYRVLILKKYRSGWDQKFLGSLPERDGNQPCFWFHAVSVGEVLQLPPLFEELASQDPDVEFVITTTTHTGYAVAREKFPQHCVCYYPLDFSWAVSRALQRIQPTAVFLVEMELWPNFVLAADRLKIPVSIINGRLSENSLRGYQKIRALVRPLLNRLHLIAVQTETYADRFSDLKGNSEGIHVTGSIKFDGIQIERDDPLTNELRNAFQLKASETILLAGSTQSPEERIALDVYLEARKQFPQLRLILVPRHQERFEEVAGLVKRYGLPLIRRSHQSRDDVGAVLPFSTNDKPAICLLDTLGELKACWGLAEFAFVGGSLTKRGGQNMIEPAGFGAAVMFGPNTWNFKDVVDALIQHQAATVVQNQGELLDILTAWLEDPVSARSQGERAQAFVLNQRGATSRTVELIVPLVKPGEESPCDRAA, encoded by the coding sequence GTGCGTTTAATTTCCTATCTATTGAATCTGGCGTACTGCCTGTTACTGGCAGTGGTATCGCCTGTGATTTTTTACAGAGTGTTGATTCTCAAGAAATATCGATCCGGCTGGGATCAGAAATTTCTAGGAAGTCTGCCTGAGCGGGATGGTAACCAGCCTTGTTTCTGGTTTCATGCCGTCAGTGTGGGAGAAGTATTACAGTTACCCCCTCTCTTCGAGGAGTTGGCGTCGCAGGATCCTGATGTGGAATTTGTGATTACCACGACGACGCATACCGGATATGCCGTTGCGAGAGAGAAGTTTCCCCAGCATTGTGTCTGTTACTATCCCTTGGATTTTTCCTGGGCCGTCTCGCGTGCTTTGCAGCGTATTCAACCAACGGCGGTATTTCTGGTTGAAATGGAGCTCTGGCCGAATTTTGTCTTGGCTGCAGACCGACTCAAGATCCCGGTTTCGATCATTAATGGTCGCTTGAGTGAAAACAGTTTGCGTGGCTATCAAAAGATTCGTGCGCTGGTCAGGCCTTTGTTGAATCGACTGCATCTGATCGCCGTCCAGACAGAGACTTATGCGGACCGGTTTTCAGACCTGAAAGGGAATTCCGAGGGAATTCATGTGACAGGATCGATCAAGTTTGATGGGATTCAGATTGAACGGGATGATCCACTCACCAATGAATTGCGAAATGCGTTCCAGTTGAAAGCATCCGAGACAATTCTGTTAGCGGGTAGCACGCAGTCACCCGAGGAACGAATTGCACTGGATGTTTATCTGGAAGCCAGAAAGCAATTTCCTCAGTTACGGCTGATTTTAGTTCCCCGTCATCAGGAACGTTTTGAGGAAGTCGCCGGACTGGTGAAACGGTACGGCTTGCCTTTGATTCGTCGCAGCCATCAGAGCCGGGATGACGTTGGTGCTGTTTTGCCCTTTTCCACCAATGATAAACCGGCGATTTGCCTGTTGGATACATTAGGTGAGTTGAAGGCCTGCTGGGGATTAGCTGAGTTCGCCTTTGTGGGTGGGAGTCTGACGAAGCGCGGCGGACAGAATATGATTGAGCCGGCCGGTTTTGGTGCAGCGGTAATGTTTGGGCCGAATACCTGGAATTTTAAAGACGTGGTAGATGCTTTAATTCAACACCAGGCGGCTACGGTCGTGCAGAATCAGGGGGAATTGCTCGACATTTTAACAGCCTGGCTGGAAGACCCCGTATCAGCCAGAAGTCAAGGCGAGCGGGCGCAGGCATTTGTATTGAATCAGCGGGGAGCGACGAGTCGAACCGTTGAATTGATTGTGCCTCTGGTTAAGCCCGGCGAAGAGTCGCCTTGTGATCGGGCCGCCTAA
- the secA gene encoding preprotein translocase subunit SecA, protein MEFLDKLGEWLTTVTAFLERFLTGLFGSSNERQIRKLGFVRDKEGKDEIVPGSMLAEIDSFEPELMKLSDDELKETASKLRARLDAGETLDDILTYAFAAVRESARRNLNMRHYPVQMIGGYFLHKGMIAEMVTGEGKTLVSSLPAFLNALSGKVHIVTVNDYLALRDMEWMGPIHIALGLTVGAIQSRMGPEERQQHYACDITYGTNNEFGFDYLRDNMKPVKELQVQGPLNYAVVDEIDNILIDEARTPLIISGPAQDDLTKYSKANSVALKLTPNVDFEVKEKEHTCHMTDAGVKHAEELAGVESFYTAGNMEWPHLIDNSLKAHHLYKRDVNYVVQQGEVIIVDDHTGRLMPGRQWGDGLHQAVEAKEGVKIKEESQTLATITLQNFFKLYDKLAGMTGTAMTEAEEFWKIYQLDVVSIPTNRPMQRINHPDVIYQTEKEKWNAIADEVREVHKEGRPILVGTVSIEQSEIVSHRLSKYGIPHNVLNAKHHEREAEIIAQAGRKGSVTIATNMAGRGTDIILGGSAEHIAWDELSQKYESRLEVPKAEWDQLVKDIEKREGMDVEAAEVMKLGGLHVIGSERHDSRRIDLQLRGRSGRQGDPGSSRFFLSLEDKLMRVFAGEWVKNILARLGMEEGEAIESGMVSKRIEGAQKKVEERHFEQRKHLLEYDEVMDEQRKAVYGYRQQILDGCNCRDLILEMIERQIDEETERLLDKNYRWDTIAAWCSQEAHIDVDAANVRDMTYDQLVSYLKDEATLQADDLIAEQIAENLPEEYEDDWNWQALSKWTNAHFNLNLNERELKKIGRDGLHQTLFDHAQKAIGRIDFTPLQAFLDEDWGPRSLAGYLDYQFGIEADPKDFNDLSVSEAKDKILEIVKELYREKEVSFPVTVGMYNFLGNQQSGNEANSRVGLVKWANSRFHSNLDQEALKGKQLSEIQNILSAESEKVFVNGEASTRIEQLLTKAYAGESAAASGNGAHSGGHKAALDEIASWANEELELNLTTEELEPLTDDEVRIRLYQAYNKRYRPELSQAERSLILEVLDTSWKDHLYYMDHLRSGIGLVGYAQKDPKVEYRREGMKAFDAMWGRIGQQVTSAIFRLEKQSPDFVGSLWQVTSTVHEEVTDDYDYDEPVSEGEQPPEPTERSIEPIVNQQPKVGRNDLCPCGSGKKYKKCCGKNL, encoded by the coding sequence ATGGAATTCCTTGACAAACTGGGTGAATGGTTAACGACCGTTACGGCATTTCTGGAGCGATTTCTGACGGGCCTGTTCGGTTCTTCGAATGAACGTCAAATTCGCAAACTGGGCTTTGTCCGCGATAAAGAGGGCAAAGACGAAATCGTGCCTGGTTCGATGCTGGCTGAAATTGACAGTTTCGAACCCGAGTTGATGAAGCTCTCTGATGACGAGTTAAAAGAGACCGCGTCGAAATTGCGCGCACGCCTGGATGCAGGGGAAACACTGGATGATATTCTCACTTACGCCTTTGCCGCGGTGCGCGAGTCTGCGCGGCGTAATTTGAATATGCGACATTACCCGGTGCAGATGATTGGTGGTTACTTTCTACATAAAGGCATGATCGCCGAAATGGTGACCGGGGAAGGGAAAACTCTGGTATCTTCATTGCCCGCGTTTCTGAATGCGTTATCAGGTAAAGTCCATATCGTGACAGTCAACGATTATCTCGCACTGCGTGATATGGAATGGATGGGGCCGATTCATATTGCACTGGGACTGACTGTCGGCGCGATTCAATCTCGGATGGGACCTGAAGAGCGACAACAACATTATGCTTGCGATATCACGTACGGAACGAATAACGAGTTCGGCTTCGATTATCTGCGGGACAATATGAAACCTGTGAAGGAACTGCAGGTCCAGGGACCGCTGAATTATGCCGTGGTGGACGAAATTGATAATATTCTGATCGACGAAGCGCGAACGCCGCTCATCATTTCCGGGCCTGCGCAAGATGATTTGACAAAATATTCCAAGGCCAATTCCGTGGCGCTCAAGTTGACGCCCAATGTTGATTTTGAAGTCAAGGAAAAAGAGCATACCTGTCACATGACCGATGCCGGTGTGAAGCATGCGGAAGAGTTGGCGGGCGTTGAGAGTTTTTATACTGCGGGCAATATGGAATGGCCGCATTTGATTGATAACTCTCTTAAAGCGCATCATCTGTATAAGCGCGATGTGAATTATGTAGTGCAGCAGGGCGAAGTGATTATTGTCGATGATCATACCGGACGATTGATGCCGGGGCGTCAGTGGGGCGATGGCCTGCATCAGGCTGTCGAAGCCAAAGAAGGCGTGAAGATTAAGGAAGAGTCTCAGACTCTGGCAACGATTACCCTGCAGAACTTCTTCAAACTGTACGATAAATTAGCCGGGATGACCGGTACCGCGATGACTGAAGCGGAAGAGTTCTGGAAGATCTATCAACTGGATGTGGTCAGCATTCCGACGAACCGGCCGATGCAGCGAATTAATCACCCGGATGTGATCTATCAGACTGAGAAAGAAAAGTGGAACGCGATTGCCGACGAAGTGCGTGAAGTCCACAAAGAGGGGCGTCCAATTCTGGTGGGAACCGTTTCGATTGAACAGTCGGAAATTGTCAGTCACCGACTGAGCAAATACGGAATTCCCCATAATGTCCTCAACGCCAAGCATCACGAACGTGAAGCCGAAATTATCGCGCAGGCCGGTCGAAAAGGGTCTGTGACGATCGCCACAAATATGGCCGGTCGTGGTACCGATATTATTCTAGGTGGAAGCGCCGAGCATATCGCCTGGGATGAATTGAGCCAGAAATATGAATCGCGTCTGGAAGTTCCCAAAGCCGAGTGGGACCAGTTGGTCAAAGACATTGAAAAACGGGAAGGCATGGATGTCGAAGCCGCGGAAGTGATGAAGCTGGGAGGCCTGCATGTGATTGGCTCTGAGCGTCATGATTCCCGCCGGATCGACTTGCAGTTGCGTGGCCGGTCGGGACGTCAGGGTGACCCGGGGTCAAGTCGTTTCTTCTTGTCGCTGGAAGACAAGTTGATGCGTGTGTTTGCCGGCGAATGGGTAAAAAATATCCTGGCGCGTCTGGGCATGGAAGAGGGGGAAGCCATCGAAAGTGGAATGGTTTCCAAGCGAATTGAAGGCGCTCAGAAGAAAGTCGAAGAACGTCACTTTGAACAGCGAAAGCATTTGCTGGAATACGATGAAGTGATGGACGAACAGCGTAAGGCCGTTTATGGATATCGTCAACAGATTCTAGATGGTTGCAACTGTCGTGATTTGATTCTGGAAATGATCGAACGGCAGATTGATGAAGAAACCGAGCGTCTGCTCGATAAAAATTATCGTTGGGATACGATTGCCGCCTGGTGTAGCCAGGAAGCGCACATTGATGTCGATGCTGCGAACGTTCGTGATATGACTTACGATCAGCTGGTCAGTTATCTGAAAGATGAAGCAACACTGCAGGCAGACGATTTGATTGCCGAGCAGATCGCTGAAAATCTTCCGGAAGAGTATGAAGATGACTGGAACTGGCAGGCGCTTTCCAAATGGACGAACGCGCATTTTAATCTGAATCTGAATGAACGTGAACTGAAGAAAATTGGTCGGGATGGCTTGCATCAGACATTGTTTGACCATGCCCAGAAAGCCATTGGCCGTATTGATTTCACGCCACTGCAGGCATTTCTGGATGAGGACTGGGGGCCCCGTTCTCTGGCAGGATATCTAGATTATCAGTTTGGAATTGAAGCTGATCCCAAGGATTTCAATGACCTGAGTGTGTCTGAAGCCAAAGACAAGATTCTGGAGATCGTGAAAGAACTCTACCGGGAGAAAGAAGTTTCATTTCCGGTGACCGTCGGGATGTATAACTTCCTGGGGAACCAGCAGTCCGGCAATGAGGCGAACAGTCGTGTTGGTCTGGTGAAGTGGGCGAATTCACGATTCCACTCCAATCTGGATCAGGAAGCATTAAAAGGCAAGCAGCTCAGTGAAATTCAAAACATCCTTTCTGCGGAAAGCGAAAAGGTGTTTGTGAATGGGGAAGCCTCGACACGAATTGAACAGCTCCTCACGAAAGCCTATGCGGGGGAAAGTGCAGCCGCCTCAGGTAATGGAGCCCATTCCGGTGGGCACAAAGCAGCTCTGGATGAAATTGCCAGTTGGGCCAATGAAGAACTGGAATTAAATCTGACGACAGAAGAGCTGGAACCTTTAACCGATGATGAAGTTCGGATTCGCCTGTATCAGGCTTATAATAAGCGGTATCGTCCGGAACTCAGTCAGGCGGAACGTTCGCTGATTCTGGAAGTTCTGGATACCTCCTGGAAAGACCATCTGTATTATATGGATCATCTGCGGTCCGGCATTGGTCTGGTGGGATATGCCCAAAAAGATCCTAAAGTGGAATACCGTCGTGAAGGAATGAAAGCCTTTGATGCGATGTGGGGCCGGATCGGTCAGCAGGTGACTTCTGCCATCTTCCGACTGGAAAAACAGAGTCCTGATTTTGTCGGCTCTTTGTGGCAGGTCACTTCGACTGTGCATGAAGAGGTTACGGATGATTATGACTATGATGAACCGGTAAGTGAAGGAGAGCAGCCTCCCGAACCCACAGAGCGGTCAATCGAACCGATTGTGAATCAGCAACCGAAGGTCGGCAGAAATGATCTCTGTCCTTGTGGAAGCGGTAAGAAGTATAAAAAGTGCTGCGGAAAGAATCTGTAG
- a CDS encoding endonuclease V, with amino-acid sequence MNLVLDVHYRDDDSAKVAGILFQEWESDCLETTLVKQIPQVAPYEPGSFFKRELPCLLDLIHDIDRPLDVIVIDGFVTLGQDQSPGLGAHLYHQLNEQIPVIGVAKSRFANTPDETCIYRGTSQNPLYVTSLGIPLTEAKRKITAMHGEFRIPTLLKRVDQLCRAEDK; translated from the coding sequence TTGAATCTGGTTCTAGACGTACATTACCGTGATGATGATTCCGCGAAAGTAGCAGGCATTCTGTTTCAGGAATGGGAATCGGATTGCCTCGAAACAACACTGGTAAAACAGATTCCCCAGGTCGCTCCCTACGAGCCCGGTAGTTTTTTCAAACGCGAACTCCCCTGCCTCCTGGATCTGATTCACGACATTGACCGTCCCCTGGATGTCATCGTCATCGACGGCTTTGTGACGCTGGGACAGGACCAGAGCCCCGGCCTAGGAGCGCACCTCTATCATCAACTGAATGAGCAAATTCCCGTCATCGGTGTCGCCAAATCCCGTTTCGCGAATACCCCCGATGAGACCTGCATCTATCGGGGAACAAGCCAGAATCCACTCTACGTCACGTCCCTCGGCATTCCGCTCACAGAGGCAAAACGCAAAATCACCGCCATGCACGGCGAGTTCCGCATCCCCACCCTGCTCAAACGCGTTGACCAGCTCTGCAGAGCTGAAGACAAATAA
- a CDS encoding DUF6940 family protein — protein sequence MWNASSEPVSGQPVVRFTVKNDTELVTYADVLNLWQQDTEFSAWFVSVLADAPFSAFRWETPPVSTKTIDRPFEFVLIDSPGLAEYPDDKTFAAHFLDDTGTGVVVFPNLRKDAILVVPSPQDAAADYGHLAAFVREAPKLQKRELWKAVSTAMQQRLSSKPVWLSTAGAGVSWLHVRLDDRPKYYHYQPYRAME from the coding sequence ATGTGGAATGCATCTTCCGAGCCAGTTTCAGGCCAGCCTGTGGTCAGATTCACCGTCAAGAATGATACTGAACTGGTCACGTATGCGGACGTTCTCAATCTCTGGCAGCAGGACACGGAATTTAGTGCCTGGTTCGTCTCTGTGTTAGCTGACGCTCCTTTTTCTGCATTTCGCTGGGAGACGCCACCTGTCTCGACGAAAACAATTGACAGACCCTTTGAGTTCGTGTTGATTGACAGCCCGGGGCTGGCAGAATATCCGGACGACAAGACATTCGCGGCGCATTTTCTGGATGATACAGGGACTGGGGTCGTTGTCTTTCCGAATCTGAGAAAGGATGCAATTCTGGTGGTTCCGTCCCCCCAAGACGCGGCGGCGGACTACGGACATCTGGCGGCATTTGTACGCGAGGCCCCCAAGCTTCAGAAAAGGGAGTTGTGGAAAGCCGTTAGTACGGCCATGCAGCAGCGGCTCAGTTCGAAGCCAGTCTGGCTGAGCACCGCAGGAGCCGGTGTCTCCTGGCTGCATGTACGGCTCGATGATCGTCCGAAGTATTATCATTATCAACCGTATCGAGCGATGGAGTAA
- a CDS encoding molybdopterin-dependent oxidoreductase, with the protein MYNGSEADKYQAGDPPSPPATDSEIIISSDTFRQNRIPAGQSRTRKWPVLHATSVPKIDCDTWKLEIGGLVEHPLSLTWDEFQQLPRTQVFADFHCVTRWSRLGNLWEGVSGREIMKRAGVQSAAQYVIATGYDGGWTTNLLLQDFQSEDVLLCDKHDGDPLDADHGGPLRLIVPLLYAWKSAKWLRRIDFISEDTPGYWERCGYHNHGDPWVVDENNPDGERFQSKDNIPPGFFD; encoded by the coding sequence ATGTATAACGGTTCTGAAGCAGACAAATACCAGGCTGGCGACCCTCCCTCTCCCCCTGCAACAGATTCCGAAATCATTATCAGCTCAGACACCTTCCGCCAAAATCGGATTCCCGCCGGCCAATCGCGGACCCGCAAATGGCCCGTGCTGCATGCCACCTCGGTCCCCAAAATCGATTGCGACACCTGGAAACTGGAAATCGGTGGCCTCGTCGAACATCCGCTCTCCCTCACCTGGGACGAATTCCAGCAGCTCCCCCGCACTCAAGTCTTCGCTGACTTTCACTGTGTCACACGCTGGTCACGCCTGGGAAATCTCTGGGAAGGAGTTTCCGGCAGAGAAATCATGAAACGGGCCGGCGTTCAATCTGCAGCCCAATATGTCATCGCCACCGGTTATGATGGCGGCTGGACTACCAATCTCCTCCTCCAAGACTTCCAGTCAGAAGACGTCCTCCTGTGTGATAAGCATGACGGCGATCCCCTCGACGCCGATCACGGCGGCCCCCTCCGATTGATCGTCCCCCTGCTCTATGCTTGGAAAAGTGCCAAATGGCTCAGACGAATCGATTTCATCTCTGAAGACACACCTGGCTACTGGGAACGCTGCGGCTATCACAATCACGGCGATCCCTGGGTCGTCGATGAAAACAATCCCGACGGCGAACGCTTTCAATCCAAAGACAACATCCCCCCCGGCTTTTTTGATTGA
- a CDS encoding 3-oxoacyl-ACP synthase III family protein, whose translation MSLKYQSKNQVKSNDLESVLDASGLLNQQIKVSPENKKIESKRGRQVISQRTNSLLGVQIVSSGSYVPDNVVTNQDLQERFGFDPEWIEQRTGILERRHAPADMATSDLCYEAAQKAIRAARVNPEDIDLLIVGTFTPDFQCPSVACLVQDRLGLDAPAIDLQAACAGFMYALVTAAQYVATGNSKLALVIGGDCNSRIVNPEDRRVAPLFGDGAGAVLLAKGDPHQGLACYQTGSDGSGCSLLDRPAGGTRNPATAEDIQEGRHFLNMDGRSVFKWAVRTVADSIDLMLTKTGMSVHDVDLFLMHQANIRIIDSACEQLGIPKDKVFNNLDRYGNTSGGSIPIVLDEAFNAGLINRGDTVLLSGFGAGLAWGTGLFRW comes from the coding sequence ATTTCTTTAAAGTATCAATCAAAAAATCAGGTCAAGTCAAACGACCTCGAGTCGGTTTTGGATGCGTCCGGTTTGCTGAATCAGCAGATCAAAGTATCGCCTGAGAATAAAAAAATAGAGAGCAAGCGTGGTCGCCAGGTGATTAGTCAACGAACTAATTCATTGTTGGGAGTACAAATTGTTTCGAGTGGATCTTACGTACCAGACAATGTCGTTACGAATCAGGATCTGCAGGAGCGTTTTGGTTTTGACCCGGAATGGATTGAACAACGAACTGGTATCTTGGAGCGTCGGCATGCCCCTGCGGATATGGCGACAAGTGATTTGTGCTATGAAGCAGCACAGAAGGCAATTCGTGCCGCCCGCGTGAATCCGGAAGATATCGATTTGCTGATTGTCGGCACATTCACTCCCGATTTTCAGTGTCCCTCGGTTGCTTGCTTGGTTCAGGACCGATTGGGCCTGGATGCCCCTGCGATTGATTTACAGGCTGCTTGTGCCGGGTTCATGTATGCGTTAGTGACTGCAGCACAATATGTGGCGACAGGAAACAGTAAACTGGCTCTGGTGATTGGGGGAGACTGCAACAGTCGCATCGTCAATCCGGAAGACCGCCGCGTCGCGCCTCTGTTTGGAGATGGTGCTGGAGCCGTGTTGCTTGCCAAGGGAGATCCTCATCAGGGACTGGCCTGTTATCAGACTGGCTCCGATGGAAGCGGTTGTTCTTTGCTGGATCGCCCCGCTGGTGGAACTCGGAATCCTGCGACGGCAGAAGATATTCAAGAAGGACGTCACTTTTTAAACATGGATGGTCGCAGCGTTTTCAAATGGGCCGTTCGAACCGTTGCCGATTCCATTGATCTGATGCTGACCAAAACCGGCATGAGTGTGCATGACGTGGATCTATTCTTGATGCATCAGGCAAATATCCGGATCATTGACTCCGCTTGTGAGCAACTGGGGATTCCCAAGGACAAAGTATTCAACAACCTGGACCGGTATGGGAATACTTCAGGGGGATCGATTCCGATTGTGCTCGATGAAGCATTCAACGCCGGCCTGATCAACCGTGGCGATACTGTTCTGCTGAGCGGCTTTGGAGCCGGCTTAGCCTGGGGAACCGGGTTGTTCCGCTGGTAA